Proteins encoded in a region of the Inquilinus sp. KBS0705 genome:
- a CDS encoding PhoH family protein, giving the protein MNTEANGKTDGKKKIFVLDTSVILYDHNAFENFQEHDVAIPIQVLEELDNMKSGNDTRNFEARSFIRLMDDMSRSRLINQWIPLNGKSKGCFKVIMDAKNSSADAEVVFGSDKIDHRILNAALGVQFEHPDRKVILVSKDICLRLKAKSLNLYAEDYETGKVKNLEELYSGKTTLNKITEKQLSKLNKNDTLSIEGLDIKPTDGNQFYSLNSKNSSAPAFYNTQSGQLEKVTEQPVLNIYPRNLEQAFAIHALLHPDIKLVTIQGNAGTGKTLLALAGALEQRKFYRQIFVTRPIVPLSNKDIGFLPGDVKSKIDPYMAPIWDNLKFIKDQFAEDEKMQAKLDELVANDKISITPLAFIRGRTLSKIFFIVDEAQNLTPHEVKTIISRAGENSKFVFTGDIYQIDTPYLDAESNGLSYLIDKAKGHPLYAHITLQKGERSELANLATERL; this is encoded by the coding sequence ATGAATACTGAAGCCAACGGAAAGACAGACGGAAAGAAAAAAATATTTGTACTTGATACCTCGGTTATCCTCTACGATCATAACGCATTCGAAAACTTTCAGGAACACGACGTAGCCATACCCATACAGGTGCTGGAAGAGCTGGATAACATGAAAAGCGGTAATGATACACGCAATTTTGAGGCTCGCAGCTTTATAAGACTAATGGACGATATGTCGCGAAGTCGGCTTATTAACCAGTGGATACCGCTTAACGGCAAAAGCAAAGGCTGTTTTAAGGTTATAATGGATGCCAAAAACAGCAGTGCCGATGCCGAGGTGGTTTTTGGATCAGATAAAATAGACCACCGTATATTAAACGCCGCCCTGGGTGTGCAGTTTGAACACCCCGACCGTAAGGTGATATTGGTATCAAAGGATATATGTTTAAGGCTTAAAGCAAAATCGCTTAACCTGTATGCCGAAGATTACGAAACCGGGAAAGTAAAAAACCTGGAGGAGCTGTACAGCGGTAAAACCACCCTTAATAAAATAACCGAAAAACAATTAAGCAAGCTTAATAAAAACGATACCTTATCAATAGAAGGGTTAGACATTAAACCTACAGACGGTAACCAGTTTTATTCCTTAAACAGTAAAAACAGCTCTGCACCGGCATTTTATAATACACAAAGCGGGCAGTTAGAGAAAGTAACCGAGCAGCCTGTATTAAATATTTACCCTCGCAACTTAGAACAGGCCTTTGCCATACATGCTTTACTGCACCCGGATATTAAATTGGTGACCATACAAGGTAACGCTGGTACAGGCAAAACGTTACTGGCTTTGGCGGGTGCGCTGGAGCAGCGTAAGTTTTACCGCCAGATATTTGTTACCCGCCCAATTGTACCTTTAAGTAATAAGGATATAGGCTTTTTGCCCGGCGATGTAAAATCAAAGATAGACCCATACATGGCACCGATATGGGATAACCTTAAATTTATTAAAGACCAGTTTGCCGAAGACGAAAAAATGCAGGCCAAGTTAGACGAACTGGTGGCAAACGATAAAATCTCCATTACGCCGCTGGCCTTTATAAGGGGGCGTACCTTAAGCAAGATATTCTTTATTGTAGATGAGGCGCAGAATTTAACCCCACACGAAGTGAAGACCATTATATCGCGCGCCGGCGAAAATAGCAAGTTTGTTTTTACAGGTGATATATATCAAATTGATACCCCTTACCTTGATGCAGAAAGTAACGGCTTATCGTACCTGATCGATAAGGCTAAAGGGCATCCGCTTTACGCGCACATCACCCTGCAAAAAGGGGAGCGGAGCGAATTGGCAAATTTGGCTACAGAACGATTATAA
- a CDS encoding YdeI/OmpD-associated family protein produces MLKKGEHIEGTPPELQILLDGNAEANDFFETLSKSYKQGYCDWVGSAKQEDTRKVRADKALIMLLNKQKMLKT; encoded by the coding sequence ATGCTTAAAAAAGGCGAACACATAGAAGGCACACCACCCGAATTACAAATATTGCTTGATGGCAATGCTGAAGCGAATGATTTTTTTGAAACGCTATCAAAATCGTACAAGCAGGGATATTGCGATTGGGTAGGCTCCGCTAAGCAGGAAGATACACGTAAGGTTAGGGCCGATAAAGCACTGATAATGCTGCTTAACAAGCAAAAAATGCTTAAAACATAA